From one Pseudomonas sp. S35 genomic stretch:
- the pabC gene encoding aminodeoxychorismate lyase has product MHSWVDGQPADSVPLKDRGLAYGDGLFETIAVKAGQPVLLDRHLHRLDEGSKRLALTADHGLIRSEVLAYAAALGDGVLKLILTRGDSLRGYGLNPGAPVRRILQGSPPATYPHAHEVDGIRLFPCATRLAEQPLLAGLKHLNRLEQVIARAEWQDAEYAEGLMLDMSGRVIEGVFSNLFLVRNGLLLTADLQRCGVAGVMRAEVLAQARALGVPVAVADINVEQLQQADEVFVCNSVYGIWPVRGCAAMSWSVGPLTRKLQGIVRALLDI; this is encoded by the coding sequence ATGCACAGCTGGGTCGACGGTCAGCCAGCGGACAGTGTGCCCCTGAAAGATCGCGGCCTGGCATATGGCGATGGGCTGTTCGAGACCATCGCCGTCAAGGCCGGGCAGCCCGTGCTGCTCGACCGCCATCTGCATCGCCTCGATGAGGGCAGCAAGCGGCTGGCCTTAACGGCTGATCACGGGTTGATCCGCAGCGAAGTGCTGGCCTACGCCGCTGCCCTTGGCGACGGTGTCCTCAAATTGATCCTCACTCGTGGCGATAGCTTGCGCGGTTATGGCCTCAATCCCGGCGCGCCGGTGCGGCGTATCTTGCAGGGCAGTCCGCCAGCGACCTACCCCCACGCGCATGAAGTCGACGGCATCCGCCTGTTTCCGTGTGCGACCCGCTTGGCCGAGCAGCCGCTCTTGGCTGGGCTCAAACACCTCAATCGCCTGGAGCAGGTGATCGCCCGCGCCGAGTGGCAAGATGCCGAATATGCCGAAGGTTTGATGCTGGATATGTCTGGGCGCGTCATTGAGGGCGTATTCAGCAATCTGTTTCTCGTGCGTAATGGCTTGTTACTAACCGCCGATCTACAGCGTTGTGGTGTTGCGGGCGTGATGCGCGCCGAGGTCCTGGCCCAGGCGCGCGCCCTGGGGGTCCCGGTGGCCGTGGCCGACATCAATGTCGAGCAATTGCAGCAGGCCGACGAAGTCTTCGTATGCAACAGCGTATATGGCATTTGGCCGGTCCGTGGGTGCGCTGCGATGAGCTGGTCGGTTGGGCCGCTCACCCGTAAACTGCAGGGCATTGTTCGCGCACTATTGGATATTTGA
- the acpP gene encoding acyl carrier protein yields the protein MSTIEERVKKIVAEQLGVKEEEVVNTASFVEDLGADSLDTVELVMALEEEFETEIPDEEAEKITTVQAAIDYVTNHQA from the coding sequence ATGAGCACCATCGAAGAGCGCGTCAAGAAAATCGTTGCCGAGCAACTGGGCGTCAAAGAAGAAGAAGTGGTCAACACTGCTTCCTTCGTAGAAGACCTGGGTGCCGATTCCCTTGACACCGTTGAGCTGGTGATGGCTCTGGAAGAGGAATTCGAGACCGAAATCCCGGACGAAGAAGCTGAAAAAATCACTACTGTTCAAGCTGCTATCGACTACGTTACGAACCACCAGGCGTAA
- the fabF gene encoding beta-ketoacyl-ACP synthase II — translation MSRRRVVVTGMGMLSPLGTDVPSSWQGILAGRSGIGLIEHTDLSAYSTRFGGSVKGFNVEEYLSVKESRKLDLFIQYGLAAGFQAVRNAGLEVTDANRERIGVAMGSGIGGLTNIEETSRTLHDSGPRRISPFFVPGSIINMISGFLSIHLGAQGPNYAIATACTTGTHCIGMAARNIAYDEADVMIAGGAEMAACGLGMGGFGASRALSTRNDEPTRASRPWDKGRDGFVLSDGAGALVLEELEHAKARGATIYAELIGFGMSGDAYHMTSPPSDGAGAARCITNALRDAKVNVDQVQYINAHGTSTPTGDLAEAEAIKSVFGEHAYKLAVSSTKSMTGHLLGAAGAVEAIFSVMAIKDQVAPPTINLDEPDEGCDLNFVPHEPQPMPIDVAISNSFGFGGTNGSLVFRRFAE, via the coding sequence GTGTCGCGTAGACGCGTCGTAGTCACCGGTATGGGTATGTTGTCGCCACTGGGTACGGATGTGCCGAGCAGTTGGCAGGGCATTCTGGCTGGCCGCAGTGGTATTGGTCTGATCGAACACACGGACCTTTCTGCCTATTCCACCCGTTTTGGCGGCTCGGTAAAGGGTTTCAATGTCGAGGAATATCTCTCGGTCAAAGAATCCCGCAAACTCGACCTGTTCATTCAATACGGCCTGGCAGCCGGTTTTCAGGCAGTGCGTAATGCCGGCCTGGAAGTCACCGACGCCAACCGTGAACGCATCGGCGTGGCCATGGGTTCGGGTATTGGCGGTTTGACCAATATCGAAGAAACCAGCCGCACGCTGCATGATTCGGGCCCTCGTCGAATTTCACCGTTCTTCGTGCCTGGCTCGATCATCAATATGATTTCCGGTTTCCTGTCCATCCACTTGGGTGCACAGGGACCTAACTACGCCATTGCCACGGCGTGCACCACGGGTACGCACTGCATCGGCATGGCGGCGCGCAACATCGCCTATGACGAAGCCGACGTGATGATCGCCGGCGGCGCCGAAATGGCCGCCTGCGGCCTGGGCATGGGCGGCTTCGGCGCCTCGCGCGCACTGTCGACCCGCAACGACGAGCCGACCCGTGCCAGCCGTCCGTGGGACAAGGGCCGTGATGGTTTCGTACTGTCCGACGGCGCCGGTGCGCTGGTGCTGGAAGAGTTGGAGCACGCCAAGGCGCGTGGTGCCACCATCTACGCCGAGCTGATCGGTTTTGGCATGAGCGGCGACGCCTACCACATGACCTCACCACCGTCTGACGGTGCTGGCGCTGCGCGTTGCATCACCAATGCCCTGCGTGATGCCAAGGTCAACGTCGACCAGGTGCAGTACATCAACGCCCATGGCACTTCGACTCCCACCGGTGACCTGGCGGAAGCCGAGGCCATCAAGTCGGTGTTCGGCGAACACGCCTACAAGCTGGCGGTCAGCTCCACCAAGTCCATGACCGGTCACCTGTTGGGGGCGGCGGGCGCGGTCGAGGCGATCTTCAGTGTGATGGCCATCAAGGACCAGGTCGCTCCGCCGACCATCAACCTGGATGAGCCGGACGAAGGCTGCGACCTGAACTTCGTGCCGCATGAGCCGCAGCCGATGCCGATCGACGTAGCGATCTCCAACTCGTTCGGGTTTGGGGGCACCAACGGTTCCCTGGTGTTCCGCCGGTTCGCCGAGTGA
- the mltG gene encoding endolytic transglycosylase MltG, whose amino-acid sequence MIRKLVVLLLIGLFSAALLAGFSAWKYDAALKQPLNLTQEQLLDVPAGATPTGTFNRLEADGVLDGAFWLRLYWRFNLDGQPLHSGEYRMTPGMTAEGLIGQWQRGEVVQYSLTLVEGWNFRQVRSALAKHEKIVQSLSGLTDSEVMEKLGHPGVFPEGRFFPDTYRFVRGMTDVEFLKKAYNRLDDVLAQEWSKRAADAPYTDPYQALIMASLVEKETGVPQERGQIAGVFVRRLKIGMLLQTDPTVIYGLGERYNGKLTRAHLKEANPYNTYMIAGLPPTPIAMVGREAVHAALNPVPGSSLYFVARGDGSHIFSDNLDAHNAAVREFQLKRRADYRSSPAPVVKPPVDVTPPAEPAPDTAAPQSPQ is encoded by the coding sequence TTGATACGAAAACTGGTTGTACTGCTGCTGATCGGTCTGTTCTCGGCAGCGTTGCTGGCGGGCTTTTCTGCCTGGAAATACGATGCGGCCTTGAAGCAGCCGCTGAATCTGACGCAGGAGCAGTTGCTCGATGTACCGGCAGGGGCGACCCCTACCGGGACGTTTAACCGCCTCGAAGCCGACGGCGTGCTCGATGGCGCGTTCTGGCTGCGCCTGTATTGGCGCTTCAACCTCGACGGCCAGCCACTGCACAGCGGCGAATACCGCATGACGCCTGGCATGACCGCCGAAGGCCTGATCGGCCAGTGGCAGCGTGGCGAAGTGGTGCAATACAGCCTGACGCTGGTGGAAGGCTGGAACTTTCGCCAAGTGCGCTCGGCCCTGGCCAAGCATGAAAAGATCGTACAGAGCCTCTCAGGCCTGACTGACAGCGAAGTGATGGAGAAGCTCGGCCACCCCGGCGTGTTCCCCGAAGGGCGGTTCTTCCCCGACACCTACCGTTTCGTGCGCGGCATGACCGACGTTGAGTTCCTGAAAAAAGCCTACAACCGCCTAGACGACGTACTCGCCCAGGAGTGGAGCAAGCGCGCCGCCGACGCGCCTTACACTGACCCTTATCAAGCGCTGATCATGGCCTCCCTGGTCGAGAAAGAGACCGGTGTGCCGCAAGAGCGCGGCCAGATTGCCGGTGTGTTCGTCCGCCGCCTGAAGATCGGCATGCTATTGCAGACTGATCCCACGGTTATCTATGGCCTGGGTGAGCGTTACAACGGCAAGTTGACCCGTGCTCATCTCAAGGAAGCCAACCCTTACAACACCTACATGATCGCGGGGTTGCCGCCGACGCCGATCGCGATGGTTGGGCGCGAGGCCGTCCATGCCGCGTTGAACCCGGTGCCGGGCAGCAGCCTGTATTTTGTCGCCCGTGGCGATGGCAGCCATATTTTTTCCGATAACCTGGATGCGCACAACGCCGCCGTCCGTGAGTTTCAGCTCAAGCGCCGCGCCGATTACCGCTCCAGTCCGGCGCCAGTGGTTAAGCCGCCGGTAGACGTTACGCCGCCCGCTGAACCCGCGCCGGACACCGCCGCGCCGCAAAGCCCGCAATGA